One stretch of Niallia sp. XMNu-256 DNA includes these proteins:
- a CDS encoding ubiquitin-like small modifier protein 1, with the protein MIVKVFANLREICGGVSVEVHPDGDRVIDILERMITMFPALEDEIFTEERTLKPFVAVYINGRNIIHAEYLETKVLETDQFALFPPVAGG; encoded by the coding sequence CGAATCTTCGAGAGATATGTGGCGGGGTATCTGTTGAAGTTCATCCTGACGGGGATAGGGTGATTGATATTTTAGAAAGAATGATCACCATGTTTCCTGCCCTAGAAGATGAAATTTTTACTGAAGAGAGAACGTTAAAACCGTTTGTTGCGGTATATATAAATGGACGAAATATTATTCACGCAGAATATCTTGAAACGAAAGTATTAGAGACGGATCAATTTGCGCTATTTCCACCAGTGGCAGGTGGGTGA